In one Gemella haemolysans ATCC 10379 genomic region, the following are encoded:
- a CDS encoding SIALI-17 repeat-containing surface protein gives MGMILLRKNININNKILKYSIRKLSFGVAPIIVGMLMFGSYAPMQEVLATDVNFKYVEKNELNENEKKLIKESIPKEYKNEDTYYLVYEKIVKDTAKAEVLPNTGNGNLPIAGLGIGTAVLAVLLISKKYRNKVLSVVLIGAMGQSVVMPYETFALESKALIQFNKQADVVSNIDLERQVIDIPGYKYMGYFTSEDLKLEVSEKKEIENKVQEKNIVENNQNQALGAKQQTQQQKPVRENGKAQSTQPVQPEVKPEPVKPAQPVQPEVKPEPVKPTQPVQPEVKPEPVKPTQPVQPEVKPEPVKPTQPVQPEVKPEPVKPTQPVQPKIKPEPVKPAQLKVKPEPAQSTQETKPVVSTGGEEVKALVNEVPEYTLSLETKGTQEEGNEGEALVQPALPEYRGPVASSGGEEVKDLVHEVPEYTLPLEAKGTQIEGNEGEALVQPELPEYRGPVASSGGEEVKDLVHEVPEYTLPIETKGTQEVSHEGEALVQPALSEYSDPVATKGTQIEGNEGEALVQPALPEYTGPAATTGGEEVKELVHEVPEYTLPLEAKGTQEEGHEGEALVQPALPEYTGPVATTGGEEVKNLVHEVPEYTLPLETKGTQEEGHEREALVQPALPEYTEPIATKGTQEAGREGETLVQPTLPEYTEALTTKGTQEVGHEGEALVQSDLPEFIGSAKLEPTFEERPALDVVTKHRTAKETLPYEVEEILDPMLLKNRRRIEQQGRDGLRTIEYDDYLVNGKVEATKELSRTQIDPVKQIVKLGTLVKRKPTVEIANLIKDESKKSITVSYNLTDPTWAYVSAKAQIFDGDKLVKEVDIENTNKEQVIKGLDYYTPYTLKTKLTYNLGDFDEYSTETSTKNFNLDYKKLEIKDIDSVELYGKENGRYRRYLSLSEVPRDTTNYFAKVKSDRFKEMYLPVQSITESADGNYKVTAATNQLVEEGLEGYKDHYSFNVAKTKAEQNGVYTSFKNLVAAMQGNMSGVFKLGSDMTADEVGLLNNGTSYLTGTFTGKLIGSDGTKSYAIYDLKKPLFETLRGATIKDLDLKNVDVDSRENAAALAKTANKATISNVSVEGKVAGRKSVAGLVVSAANTVIENSSFTGTIVANHANTTASYAGGIVGNLSGSESVIDRAKVDAQISTAARNTSQNTGGIAGKVDGGALINNSVTSGKIINGHNYSRIGGIVGSTWKDGRINNVVSNMNVGYGYAITGDQYDGADIVNAMTAVNNKKDDKYATKLTKEQADKRIATYGITTTLEDTGEFLKNNIRTVDYTKLSKAQADRKVAYNNIEKLMPFYNKELVVNYGNKVDKTDKLYTTELLDVVPMNGDNIVTDIYNNKNTINRLMLHYKDHTISYLDVTFKGTFENNQVLEYNVTGKEYIFTPETFVSDYTKIANKVLGDLRGVVYNSESMKKVLGVTDNTAIDNLYLDREFEKVKDNIGEHLRKVLVMDKSINTVGEGVVEYISEKIRKNKEAFLLGLTYMSRWYNINYDNMNTKDLTMYKFDFNGNNEASTLDAIIAIGNSEIENLRGGNSIGLYGSLLAPLKGEDTVFDFVEAYRKLFLPNKTNNQWFKDNTKAYIVETKSDIPEVRKKQEEAAADSKYSLGVYDRISSPTWKYRGMLLPLLTLSEESVYAISNMSTLSFGGYERYRDTVDGVVLSGYALRKYVHSKIDQASKWERDHYDIWYNLLSSEYKEKLFRSVPIVDGFAMKDTQGRSYWATATDKNIDSIYNFFGPTGKWYENSPAAGAYATGYEVHYVSDRLLDAYGTSVYTHEMTHNSDGHIYFEGNGRREGLGAELYALGLLQSADSLEKDAIVLNTVYKGVKDSLTRLHTYNPTERYKSAADLQQYVHGMYDVLYTLDAMEAKAVVSKSNDVKKKWYRKIENFYVKDSKYKKDTHAGNSVRPLTNEEVAKLTSLESLIDNDIINRRAYRDNSQYARNGYHVISMFSPIYAALSNSKGAPGDIMFRKTAYELLAEKGYQNGFIPYVSNKYEEEAKQKGSVAYSDWHRKDVGLVTDDLVLSKVFNNQYKSWADFKKAMFNERIAKLNRLKPITIQYELGDVKSTKEVTITSAAQMQQLIDEAIAKDIANIDRATSYVSTSWVHLLKQKIYNAYLRSTDDFRQSIYK, from the coding sequence ATGGGGATGATTTTATTGAGGAAAAATATTAATATAAATAATAAAATACTAAAATATTCTATTAGAAAATTATCATTCGGTGTAGCACCTATAATTGTAGGGATGTTAATGTTCGGAAGCTATGCGCCTATGCAAGAAGTACTTGCTACTGATGTTAATTTTAAATATGTAGAAAAAAATGAATTAAATGAAAATGAGAAAAAATTAATAAAAGAAAGTATTCCTAAAGAATACAAAAATGAAGATACTTATTATCTAGTGTATGAAAAAATAGTTAAGGATACAGCTAAAGCCGAAGTCCTTCCTAATACGGGTAATGGTAACCTTCCGATTGCGGGACTGGGAATAGGTACAGCAGTCCTTGCAGTATTATTAATTAGTAAAAAATATAGAAATAAAGTCTTAAGTGTAGTTTTAATAGGTGCGATGGGGCAAAGCGTTGTGATGCCTTATGAAACATTTGCCCTAGAAAGTAAAGCGCTAATACAATTCAATAAACAAGCAGATGTAGTTAGTAATATAGATTTAGAAAGACAAGTTATTGATATTCCAGGTTATAAATACATGGGATATTTCACAAGTGAAGATCTAAAACTAGAAGTTTCCGAGAAAAAAGAAATAGAAAATAAGGTTCAAGAAAAGAATATTGTTGAGAATAATCAAAATCAAGCACTGGGTGCAAAACAACAAACACAACAACAAAAACCTGTGCGAGAGAATGGAAAAGCTCAATCAACACAACCAGTACAGCCAGAAGTTAAACCAGAGCCAGTGAAACCAGCACAACCAGTACAACCGGAAGTTAAACCAGAGCCAGTGAAACCAACACAACCAGTACAACCGGAAGTTAAACCAGAGCCGGTGAAACCAACACAACCAGTACAACCGGAAGTCAAACCAGAGCCGGTGAAACCAACACAACCAGTACAACCGGAAGTCAAACCAGAGCCGGTGAAACCAACACAACCAGTACAACCGAAAATTAAACCAGAGCCGGTGAAACCAGCACAACTGAAGGTTAAGCCAGAGCCGGCACAATCAACTCAAGAGACGAAACCAGTTGTTTCAACAGGAGGAGAAGAGGTAAAAGCGTTGGTGAATGAAGTGCCAGAGTACACTCTTTCGTTAGAGACGAAAGGAACACAGGAAGAAGGAAATGAAGGAGAGGCATTAGTACAACCAGCTCTTCCAGAATATAGAGGACCAGTAGCGTCTTCAGGAGGAGAAGAGGTAAAAGATTTAGTACATGAAGTACCAGAATACACTCTTCCATTAGAAGCGAAAGGAACGCAGATTGAAGGAAATGAAGGAGAGGCATTAGTGCAACCTGAACTTCCAGAATATAGGGGACCAGTAGCGTCTTCAGGAGGAGAAGAAGTAAAAGATTTAGTACATGAAGTGCCAGAGTACACTCTTCCGATAGAGACGAAAGGAACACAAGAGGTAAGTCACGAAGGAGAAGCGTTAGTACAACCAGCTCTTTCGGAATATAGTGATCCAGTAGCAACAAAAGGAACGCAGATTGAAGGAAATGAAGGAGAGGCATTAGTACAACCAGCTCTTCCAGAATATACAGGTCCGGCAGCGACAACAGGAGGAGAAGAAGTAAAAGAATTAGTACATGAAGTACCAGAATATACTCTTCCATTAGAAGCGAAAGGAACACAAGAGGAAGGCCACGAAGGAGAAGCATTGGTACAACCAGCTCTTCCAGAATATACAGGTCCGGTTGCGACAACAGGAGGAGAAGAGGTGAAAAACTTGGTACATGAAGTACCAGAATACACTCTTCCGTTAGAAACAAAAGGAACACAAGAAGAAGGCCATGAAAGAGAAGCATTGGTACAACCGGCTCTTCCAGAGTACACGGAACCAATAGCGACAAAAGGAACGCAAGAAGCTGGACGAGAAGGGGAAACATTAGTACAGCCAACTCTTCCAGAATATACAGAGGCGTTAACAACAAAAGGAACACAAGAGGTAGGACATGAAGGAGAAGCGTTAGTACAATCAGATCTTCCAGAGTTTATAGGTAGTGCAAAACTAGAACCAACTTTTGAGGAGCGACCAGCCTTAGATGTTGTAACTAAGCATCGTACAGCAAAAGAAACTCTACCATACGAAGTAGAGGAAATCTTAGATCCTATGTTGCTGAAAAATCGTCGTAGAATCGAACAACAAGGTCGTGATGGACTTCGTACAATTGAGTATGACGACTACCTAGTAAATGGAAAAGTTGAGGCGACTAAAGAGTTATCGCGTACGCAGATAGATCCTGTAAAACAAATTGTTAAATTGGGAACACTTGTTAAGAGGAAACCTACAGTAGAAATTGCTAACTTAATAAAAGATGAAAGTAAGAAGTCAATAACTGTAAGTTATAACTTAACAGATCCTACTTGGGCTTATGTTTCAGCGAAAGCTCAAATTTTTGATGGTGATAAGCTTGTAAAAGAAGTTGATATCGAAAATACTAACAAAGAACAAGTGATTAAAGGATTAGATTACTATACTCCGTATACATTAAAAACTAAGTTAACTTATAACTTAGGAGATTTTGATGAATACAGTACAGAAACTTCAACTAAGAACTTTAATTTAGATTATAAGAAGTTAGAAATCAAAGATATCGATTCTGTAGAATTATATGGTAAAGAAAATGGTCGTTACCGTAGATATCTAAGTTTAAGTGAAGTGCCAAGGGATACAACGAATTATTTTGCAAAAGTTAAATCTGATAGATTTAAAGAAATGTACCTACCTGTGCAATCTATTACAGAAAGTGCAGATGGAAACTATAAGGTTACTGCTGCGACAAATCAACTTGTTGAAGAAGGGTTAGAAGGATATAAAGATCATTATTCATTCAATGTAGCTAAAACGAAAGCTGAGCAAAACGGGGTTTATACATCGTTTAAGAATCTTGTAGCTGCAATGCAAGGGAATATGTCTGGTGTCTTTAAACTTGGCTCTGATATGACAGCTGACGAAGTTGGGCTTCTGAATAATGGAACAAGTTATTTAACAGGAACATTCACAGGGAAATTAATTGGTTCTGATGGAACAAAATCTTATGCGATTTATGACCTTAAGAAGCCGTTATTTGAAACATTAAGAGGCGCAACGATTAAGGACTTAGATCTTAAAAATGTTGATGTAGATAGTAGAGAAAATGCTGCAGCTTTAGCGAAAACGGCGAATAAAGCTACTATTAGTAATGTTTCAGTTGAAGGGAAGGTTGCTGGTAGAAAATCTGTGGCAGGATTAGTGGTAAGTGCTGCTAATACAGTGATAGAAAACAGTTCGTTCACAGGGACTATTGTAGCCAATCATGCTAATACTACAGCAAGTTATGCAGGTGGAATCGTAGGTAACTTATCAGGTTCTGAATCTGTAATTGATAGAGCGAAAGTGGACGCTCAGATTTCTACTGCAGCACGTAATACTAGTCAAAACACAGGTGGTATTGCAGGTAAAGTAGATGGCGGAGCTTTAATAAATAATTCTGTTACATCTGGTAAAATAATAAATGGTCACAACTATTCAAGAATCGGAGGAATCGTAGGTTCTACTTGGAAAGATGGACGTATTAACAATGTAGTTAGTAACATGAATGTCGGTTATGGTTATGCTATTACTGGAGATCAATATGATGGTGCTGATATAGTAAATGCTATGACAGCTGTTAATAATAAAAAAGATGATAAGTATGCAACTAAATTAACTAAAGAGCAAGCTGATAAGAGAATTGCTACTTACGGAATAACTACAACTCTTGAAGACACAGGAGAATTCTTAAAAAATAATATTCGAACTGTGGATTATACGAAGTTAAGTAAAGCTCAAGCAGATAGGAAAGTAGCTTATAACAATATTGAAAAATTAATGCCGTTCTATAATAAGGAATTAGTTGTTAACTATGGTAATAAGGTTGATAAGACAGATAAGTTATATACTACCGAATTACTTGATGTTGTACCTATGAATGGCGATAATATTGTAACAGATATTTATAATAATAAAAATACTATTAATAGATTGATGCTTCACTATAAAGATCATACTATATCGTATTTAGATGTTACTTTCAAAGGAACTTTTGAAAATAACCAAGTGTTAGAATATAATGTTACAGGAAAAGAATATATCTTCACTCCGGAAACATTTGTTTCGGATTACACTAAGATAGCCAATAAGGTGTTAGGGGATTTACGTGGTGTAGTTTATAATTCAGAATCTATGAAAAAAGTTCTAGGCGTTACAGATAATACAGCTATAGATAATCTATACCTAGATAGAGAGTTCGAAAAAGTTAAGGACAATATTGGAGAACACTTAAGAAAAGTTCTTGTGATGGATAAATCTATTAATACTGTAGGTGAAGGTGTAGTTGAGTATATTAGTGAAAAAATCAGAAAAAATAAAGAGGCATTCTTATTAGGTCTTACTTATATGAGTCGTTGGTATAATATTAATTATGATAATATGAATACAAAAGACTTAACTATGTATAAATTTGATTTTAATGGAAATAATGAAGCTTCAACTTTAGATGCTATTATTGCAATCGGAAATAGTGAGATAGAAAACTTACGCGGAGGTAACAGCATAGGATTATACGGTAGTTTACTTGCTCCATTAAAAGGAGAAGATACAGTATTTGATTTTGTAGAAGCGTATCGCAAGCTATTCTTACCGAATAAAACAAATAATCAGTGGTTTAAAGATAATACTAAAGCTTATATAGTAGAGACTAAATCAGATATTCCAGAAGTTCGTAAAAAACAAGAAGAAGCGGCAGCGGACAGTAAATATTCATTAGGTGTGTATGATAGAATATCATCACCTACATGGAAGTATCGAGGAATGTTATTACCACTATTAACACTATCAGAAGAAAGTGTGTATGCTATTTCGAATATGTCTACATTATCATTTGGTGGTTATGAACGTTATCGTGATACTGTTGATGGAGTTGTTCTTTCTGGATATGCATTACGTAAGTATGTGCATTCGAAAATTGATCAAGCTTCTAAATGGGAAAGAGATCATTATGATATCTGGTATAACTTGTTATCTTCTGAATATAAAGAAAAATTATTCCGTTCAGTTCCAATTGTTGATGGATTTGCGATGAAAGATACGCAAGGGAGAAGTTATTGGGCGACAGCTACAGATAAGAATATAGATTCTATTTATAATTTCTTTGGACCAACAGGGAAATGGTATGAAAATAGTCCTGCAGCAGGAGCTTATGCTACAGGTTATGAAGTGCATTATGTAAGTGATAGATTATTAGATGCATATGGAACGTCAGTTTACACTCATGAGATGACTCATAACTCTGATGGTCATATTTACTTTGAAGGAAATGGACGTAGAGAAGGATTAGGAGCTGAATTATACGCGCTAGGATTGTTACAATCTGCAGACAGCTTAGAAAAAGATGCTATAGTGTTAAATACGGTATACAAAGGAGTTAAAGATTCTCTTACAAGGTTACATACGTATAATCCGACTGAGCGATATAAGTCTGCAGCAGATCTTCAACAATATGTTCATGGAATGTATGATGTTCTGTACACATTAGATGCGATGGAAGCTAAAGCTGTAGTATCTAAATCGAATGATGTTAAGAAAAAATGGTATAGAAAAATAGAAAACTTCTATGTAAAAGATAGTAAGTATAAGAAGGATACTCACGCAGGAAACTCTGTTCGTCCGTTGACGAATGAGGAAGTAGCAAAATTAACTTCTTTAGAATCATTAATAGATAACGATATTATTAATCGTCGTGCTTATAGAGATAATAGTCAATACGCACGAAATGGATATCATGTGATAAGTATGTTTTCTCCTATTTATGCAGCGCTAAGTAATTCAAAAGGTGCACCTGGGGATATTATGTTCAGAAAAACTGCTTACGAGCTTCTAGCTGAAAAAGGATATCAAAATGGATTTATTCCATATGTATCGAATAAATATGAAGAAGAGGCTAAACAAAAAGGTAGTGTAGCGTACTCAGATTGGCATAGAAAAGATGTCGGCTTAGTAACTGATGATTTAGTATTAAGCAAGGTATTTAACAACCAATATAAATCATGGGCTGATTTCAAAAAGGCGATGTTTAATGAGCGTATTGCTAAATTAAATAGATTAAAACCGATAACAATTCAATATGAATTAGGTGATGTTAAGAGCACAAAAGAGGTAACTATAACGAGTGCTGCACAGATGCAACAGCTGATTGATGAAGCGATAGCGAAAGATATTGCTAACATTGATCGAGCAACAAGTTATGTATCAACGAGTTGGGTACACTTATTAAAACAAAAAATCTATAATGCGTACTTACGCTCTACAGATGATTTCAGACAATCAATTTATAAATAA
- a CDS encoding tRNA(Met) cytidine acetate ligase, with the protein MRIGIVAEFNPLHSGHRYLIECARKLADENHGEVICVMSEFFTQRGEVAIVDGYIRAKEAVRSGCDMVIALPYLGSVAYGDDFARKSIEILAGTGITHLIFGTEKDDVSVFEEIYTKQQKINEEEYKKLLKTGLNHAKINSVLYGLESNNPNFSLAYSYYKAIRETGLDIKMVPVKREGQGLNSSNISGEVHLSATTIRNNINDEKIEKYLSKEMVADLRKETIASEVALFPYLKYKILSLGKEGIEQIYDVNEGLENRIYEATLVAKSYSNLVELIATKRYSNKKIQRVLLHILTNTTKEDYKEKFSTNNFRVLAVKKNKSAIIREINRGGEISLHPLLNSKNSMKFKQDIKVARIYGLLFNDKDIFRENIQIID; encoded by the coding sequence ATGAGAATAGGAATAGTTGCTGAATTTAATCCGCTACATAGCGGACATAGATATTTAATAGAATGTGCAAGAAAATTGGCTGATGAAAATCATGGTGAGGTTATTTGTGTGATGAGTGAATTTTTCACACAAAGAGGAGAAGTAGCAATAGTAGATGGTTATATACGTGCTAAAGAGGCGGTGAGAAGCGGTTGTGATATGGTTATTGCGCTACCTTATCTTGGTAGTGTTGCATATGGTGATGATTTTGCTAGAAAAAGTATTGAAATATTAGCTGGGACTGGAATAACGCATTTAATCTTTGGAACTGAAAAAGATGATGTCAGCGTCTTTGAAGAAATTTACACAAAACAACAAAAAATAAATGAAGAAGAATATAAGAAATTATTAAAAACAGGTCTTAATCACGCTAAGATCAACAGTGTGTTATATGGTTTGGAAAGTAACAATCCAAATTTCAGTTTGGCATATAGTTACTATAAAGCTATTAGAGAAACAGGCTTAGATATTAAAATGGTTCCTGTAAAAAGAGAAGGTCAAGGTTTGAATAGTTCAAATATTTCAGGAGAGGTTCATTTAAGCGCAACTACTATAAGGAATAATATAAATGATGAGAAGATAGAAAAATACCTTTCGAAAGAAATGGTTGCTGATCTGAGAAAAGAGACTATAGCATCTGAGGTCGCGTTGTTCCCATATTTAAAATATAAAATTTTATCTTTAGGTAAAGAGGGAATAGAACAGATTTACGATGTTAATGAAGGATTAGAAAATAGAATTTATGAAGCAACGCTTGTAGCGAAAAGTTACAGTAATTTAGTCGAACTAATAGCGACTAAAAGGTACAGTAATAAGAAAATTCAGAGAGTGCTACTTCATATTTTAACAAATACTACTAAAGAAGATTACAAGGAAAAATTTTCTACTAATAATTTTAGGGTGCTAGCTGTGAAAAAGAACAAATCAGCTATTATAAGAGAGATTAATAGAGGGGGTGAAATAAGTCTCCATCCCCTGCTGAATAGCAAAAATAGTATGAAGTTTAAACAAGATATTAAAGTAGCGAGAATATATGGATTGCTATTTAATGACAAAGATATTTTTAGAGAAAATATACAAATAATAGATTAA
- a CDS encoding DUF2922 domain-containing protein yields the protein MEKKLNIYFTTDNKKTYHITLSFPKDDLSKSTVEAVAKKIVDTKVLNNDKHTLTGFKKATYTTREVSELQ from the coding sequence ATGGAAAAAAAATTAAATATTTACTTTACAACTGATAATAAAAAAACTTATCACATCACTTTATCATTTCCAAAAGATGATTTAAGTAAGTCTACTGTAGAAGCTGTTGCGAAAAAAATTGTTGATACTAAAGTACTTAACAACGACAAACACACTCTTACAGGATTCAAAAAAGCTACTTACACTACTCGTGAAGTAAGCGAACTTCAATAA
- a CDS encoding YvrJ family protein, whose translation MDILNFINTVGFPIFVAVFFLLKLDNTLQNIGKSLNELTRIIETKLNINIKE comes from the coding sequence ATGGACATACTAAATTTTATCAATACTGTAGGTTTCCCTATTTTTGTAGCGGTTTTTTTTCTTCTTAAACTAGACAATACCCTACAAAATATAGGTAAAAGTTTAAACGAACTTACACGTATTATAGAAACAAAGTTAAATATTAATATCAAAGAATAG
- a CDS encoding CHAP domain-containing protein: protein MTSQQTMVNWAKDNVYKWIDMDGMYGAQCVDLTMAYVKNFANFQIYGNAIDYLTNPIPPGWRRYFKGDTEIAPGDIAIWHWGDWDKFGHVGIVIEVNKGTITSVEQNVDGTPERGGIARIMSRDDTYLAGFIRPSYDSTEEWTRIPETGHFTVEVPSINVRNKPSKLGKVTNTYYKGERIYYDSYVVKEGFVWISYISYSGERHYVATGTHNGSERTSTWGAFRE, encoded by the coding sequence ATGACAAGTCAACAAACAATGGTTAACTGGGCAAAGGATAATGTTTATAAATGGATTGATATGGATGGAATGTATGGAGCACAATGTGTGGATCTAACTATGGCTTATGTGAAAAATTTCGCCAACTTCCAAATTTATGGTAATGCCATCGATTACCTAACTAACCCAATTCCTCCAGGTTGGAGACGTTATTTCAAAGGAGATACTGAAATAGCTCCAGGAGACATAGCAATTTGGCATTGGGGCGATTGGGACAAATTCGGTCATGTAGGTATAGTGATTGAGGTAAATAAAGGAACTATCACCTCTGTAGAACAAAATGTTGATGGCACACCTGAACGTGGTGGTATCGCTCGTATTATGAGTCGGGACGATACTTATCTCGCAGGCTTTATCAGACCTAGCTACGATTCAACTGAAGAATGGACTAGGATTCCTGAAACTGGCCATTTCACCGTAGAGGTTCCGTCTATAAATGTTAGGAATAAACCTAGCAAACTCGGAAAAGTTACCAACACTTACTACAAAGGAGAGCGCATCTACTATGATAGCTATGTAGTTAAAGAAGGTTTCGTCTGGATTAGCTATATCTCATACTCTGGTGAGCGCCACTACGTCGCTACTGGAACACATAACGGAAGTGAGAGAACAAGTACATGGGGAGCTTTTAGGGAATAA
- a CDS encoding LysM peptidoglycan-binding domain-containing protein: MTKLQKLVAATAIVSTVGVGLAQIADADTYTVKKGDTLWDIAINNGTTVDQLMQDNNLTSSLIFPGDKLTYNTTVAQVAQAKEQGYYTVVLGDTLGKVANRFGVTVDELVKLNNLSDPNLIYVGTVLKVDGNAAKTAEVTVPKATVVENTPEKTVVKVDPVQTVAPKTAATVAPAAAPTAPAAAPKAAATPAPAKAETKAVETKKEEAPKAEVKKEAPVAKPAVAKAAEKPAATPAVATAAPTVTAKTQAPAAAATTQVASSNKGAAIYQAALAQLGTFQDCTLLVTNALKAVGINFHDWPAGYMSLGTVVPASQAQPGDLVYYANGGMGAAHIGVYAGNGQAIHGGWNGNQTVLNTANLGSGPVYIRVK, from the coding sequence ATGACTAAATTACAAAAATTAGTAGCCGCTACGGCAATCGTATCAACAGTAGGAGTAGGATTAGCGCAAATCGCAGACGCTGATACATATACAGTAAAGAAAGGTGATACTCTTTGGGATATCGCAATCAACAATGGAACAACTGTTGATCAACTTATGCAAGATAACAACTTAACAAGTTCATTAATCTTCCCTGGAGATAAATTAACTTATAATACAACAGTAGCTCAAGTAGCTCAAGCTAAAGAACAAGGATACTACACAGTAGTATTAGGAGATACTTTAGGTAAAGTTGCTAACAGATTCGGTGTTACAGTAGACGAACTTGTTAAATTAAATAACCTTTCAGATCCTAACTTAATCTACGTTGGGACAGTATTAAAAGTTGATGGAAATGCAGCGAAAACTGCTGAAGTAACAGTTCCAAAAGCAACTGTAGTGGAAAACACTCCAGAAAAAACTGTAGTTAAAGTTGACCCTGTTCAAACAGTTGCACCAAAAACAGCTGCAACAGTAGCTCCAGCAGCAGCACCAACAGCTCCTGCGGCAGCGCCAAAAGCAGCAGCAACTCCAGCTCCAGCAAAAGCTGAAACAAAAGCTGTAGAAACTAAAAAAGAAGAGGCTCCAAAAGCTGAAGTTAAGAAAGAAGCTCCAGTAGCTAAACCAGCTGTAGCTAAAGCGGCAGAAAAACCAGCAGCAACGCCAGCAGTTGCAACAGCAGCGCCAACAGTAACAGCTAAAACTCAAGCTCCAGCAGCTGCAGCAACAACTCAAGTAGCATCTTCAAACAAAGGAGCTGCAATCTACCAAGCTGCATTAGCTCAATTAGGAACTTTCCAAGATTGTACATTGTTAGTAACAAATGCTCTTAAAGCAGTTGGAATCAACTTCCACGACTGGCCAGCAGGATACATGAGCTTAGGAACAGTAGTTCCAGCATCTCAAGCTCAACCTGGAGACTTAGTTTACTATGCAAACGGTGGAATGGGAGCAGCTCACATCGGAGTTTACGCAGGTAATGGACAAGCTATCCACGGTGGATGGAATGGAAACCAAACTGTACTTAACACTGCAAACTTAGGTAGTGGACCAGTTTACATCCGCGTTAAATAA
- a CDS encoding cytochrome c biogenesis CcdA family protein, producing the protein MTDFNTASSALKMILVFLEGLLSFLSPCVIPILPIYIGILAGKKEMNERGELVFNKRNTVTNTLSFVLGICSTFFILAFATSFISIFLNENIKTLQTISGILIIFMGLLQLGVFKIGFLKQEFSIKNKVKRKGNKTTPILAFLMGFTFSFSWTPCIGPILASVFLYASSHTGIMSVLLILAYCLGFILPFILVAFFASKLLELFKKHTNILKYTQVISGIILILIGILILSGSFISLTRYFS; encoded by the coding sequence ATGACAGATTTTAATACAGCTAGCTCTGCCTTAAAGATGATTCTTGTCTTCTTAGAAGGTCTTCTATCATTCCTTTCTCCTTGCGTAATACCTATATTACCTATCTATATCGGTATTCTTGCAGGAAAAAAAGAAATGAACGAACGTGGAGAACTAGTCTTCAATAAACGTAACACTGTTACAAATACACTATCATTCGTGTTAGGTATTTGTTCAACATTTTTCATCCTAGCTTTTGCAACAAGTTTCATCAGTATTTTCTTAAATGAAAACATTAAAACATTACAAACCATCAGTGGTATTTTAATCATCTTTATGGGATTACTACAACTAGGCGTATTTAAGATAGGATTTTTAAAACAAGAATTTTCAATAAAAAACAAAGTTAAGAGAAAAGGAAATAAAACTACTCCGATTCTTGCTTTTTTAATGGGATTCACTTTTAGCTTTTCTTGGACACCATGTATCGGACCAATCTTAGCTAGTGTTTTCCTGTATGCATCTAGTCATACTGGAATAATGAGCGTTCTTTTAATTCTTGCATACTGCTTAGGATTTATCTTACCGTTTATCCTTGTTGCATTCTTCGCTTCAAAATTATTAGAACTATTCAAAAAACATACAAATATACTAAAATACACACAAGTTATCTCAGGTATTATCCTTATCTTAATCGGTATATTAATTCTGAGTGGATCATTTATCTCTCTAACTAGATATTTTTCTTAA